One part of the Arabidopsis thaliana chromosome 1 sequence genome encodes these proteins:
- a CDS encoding Galactose oxidase/kelch repeat superfamily protein (Galactose oxidase/kelch repeat superfamily protein; CONTAINS InterPro DOMAIN/s: F-box domain, cyclin-like (InterPro:IPR001810), Galactose oxidase/kelch, beta-propeller (InterPro:IPR011043), Kelch repeat type 1 (InterPro:IPR006652), Kelch related (InterPro:IPR013089), Kelch-type beta propeller (InterPro:IPR015915); BEST Arabidopsis thaliana protein match is: Galactose oxidase/kelch repeat superfamily protein (TAIR:AT1G67480.2); Has 9614 Blast hits to 5501 proteins in 487 species: Archae - 10; Bacteria - 408; Metazoa - 7370; Fungi - 10; Plants - 1320; Viruses - 170; Other Eukaryotes - 326 (source: NCBI BLink).), producing MDLSSQRQSPNGSRGFRLQAPLVDSVSCYCRVDSGLKTVVEARKFVPGSKLCIQPDINPNAHRRKNSKRERTRIQPPLLPGLPDDLAVACLIRVPRAEHRKLRLVCKRWYRLASGNFFYSQRKLLGMSEEWVYVFKRDRDGKISWNTFDPISQLWQPLPPVPREYSEAVGFGCAVLSGCHLYLFGGKDPLRGSMRRVIFYNARTNKWHRAPDMLRKRHFFGCCVINNCLYVAGGECEGIQRTLRSAEVYDPNKNRWSFIADMSTAMVPLIGVVYDKKWFLKGLGSHQLVMSEAYDPEVNSWSPVSDGMVAGWRNPCTSLNGRLYGLDCRDGCKLRVFDESTDSWNKFMDSKAHLGNSKSLEAAALVPLHNKLCIIRNNMSMSLVDVSNPDKNNPRLWENIAVKGQSKSILSNIWSSIAGRALKSHIVHCQVLQA from the exons ATGGATCTATCTTCTCAACGACAATCCCCAAATGGTTCTAGGGGTTTTCGTCTTCAAGCTCCATTG GTGGATTCTGTATCTTGTTATTGTAGAGTAGATTCCGGTCTTAAGACTGTTGTAGAAGCAAGGAAGTTTGTTCCTGGTTCAAAGCTTTGTATTCAACCTGATATCAATCCCAATGCTCATAGACGTAAGAATTCTAAGAGGGAGAGGACTAGAATTCAACCTCCGCTTCTCCCTGGCCTCCCTGACGATCTAGCTGTCGCTTGCCTTATCCGTGTTCCTCGTGCAGAACATAGAAAACTCAGGCTCGTGTGTAAGAGATGGTATAGGCTTGCTTCTGGGAACTTCTTTTACTCTCAAAGGAAGTTACTTGGGATGTCTGAAGAatgggtttatgtttttaaaagagatcGTGATGGGAAGATCTCGTGGAATACGTTTGATCCTATCTCTCAGCTTTGGCAGCCGCTTCCACCTGTTCCAAGGGAATATTCAGAGGCTGTTGGGTTTGGTTGCGCTGTTTTAAGCGGTTGTcatctttatttgtttggagGTAAGGATCCTTTAAGAGGGTCAATGAGGAGGGTCATTTTCTATAATGCAAGGACGAATAAGTGGCACAGAGCACCGGATATGCTTAGGAAGCggcatttttttggttgttgtgtTATAAACAATTGTTTATATGTAGCGGGTGGGGAGTGTGAAGGAATTCAAAGGACACTTCGCTCAGCTGAGGTTTATGATCCAAACAAGAACAGGTGGAGTTTTATTGCTGATATGAGTACAGCAATGGTGCCTCTGATCGGTGTGGTTTATGACAAAAAGTGGTTTCTCAAGGGTCTTGGGTCTCACCAACTAGTAATGAGTGAAGCTTATGACCCAGAAGTTAATTCATGGAGCCCGGTTAGTGACGGGATGGTTGCTGGTTGGCGTAATCCGTGTACTTCTCTAAACGGTCGTCTTTACGGATTGGATTGTAGGGACGGATGCAAACTCAGGGTATTTGATGAATCCACGGATTCATGGAACAAATTCATGGACAGTAAAGCTCATTTGGGAAACTCGAAGTCGCTTGAAGCTGCAGCTCTTGTTCCTCTACACAATAAGCTTTGTATAATCCGGAACAACATGAGCATGAGTCTGGTTGATGTCTCGAATCCTGACAAAAACAACCCTCGACTGTGGGAAAACATTGCCGTAAAAGGACAGTCCAAGAGCATTCTCAGTAATATATGGTCGAGTATTGCAGGGAGAGCTTTGAAGAGCCATATAGTGCATTGTCAAGTGCTTCAAGCGTGA
- a CDS encoding DUF538 family protein, putative (Protein of unknown function, DUF538) (Protein of unknown function, DUF538; INVOLVED IN: biological_process unknown; LOCATED IN: vacuole; EXPRESSED IN: 23 plant structures; EXPRESSED DURING: 13 growth stages; CONTAINS InterPro DOMAIN/s: Protein of unknown function DUF538 (InterPro:IPR007493); BEST Arabidopsis thaliana protein match is: Protein of unknown function, DUF538 (TAIR:AT5G19860.1); Has 529 Blast hits to 529 proteins in 37 species: Archae - 0; Bacteria - 12; Metazoa - 0; Fungi - 0; Plants - 516; Viruses - 0; Other Eukaryotes - 1 (source: NCBI BLink).), translating to MASSLLALFSCLFLSLLSLSSSLNLRRPIFSQSNDLDLFSSLNLDRPSLAADDIHDLLPRYGFPKGLLPNNVKSYTISDDGDFTVDLISSCYVKFSDQLVFYGKNIAGKLSYGSVKDVRGIQAKEAFLWLPITAMESDPSSATVVFSVGFVSKTLPASMFENVPSCSRNLNLQDS from the coding sequence atggcttcttctttgcttgcACTCTTCTCctgtctcttcctctctctcttatctctctcctcctccCTAAATCTCCGCCGTCCGATCTTCTCTCAATCCAACGACCtcgatctcttctcttctctaaatCTCGACCGTCCATCTCTCGCCGCCGATGACATCCACGATCTTCTCCCACGCTACGGATTCCCGAAAGGTCTTCTTCCCAACAACGTCAAATCGTACACTATCTCCGACGACGGCGATTTCACCGTTGACCTGATTTCCAGTTGCTACGTCAAGTTCTCCGATCAACTCGTTTTCTACGGCAAGAATATCGCCGGAAAACTCAGTTACGGATCTGTTAAAGACGTCCGTGGAATCCAAGCTAAAGAAGCTTTCCTTTGGCTACCAATCACCGCCATGGAATCGGATCCAAGCTCTGCCACGGTTGTGTTCTCCGTCGGATTTGTGTCCAAGACTTTACCTGCTTCCATGTTCGAAAATGTTCCTTCTTGCTCAAGAAACCTAAATCTTCAAGACTCTTGA
- a CDS encoding Bifunctional inhibitor/lipid-transfer protein/seed storage 2S albumin superfamily protein (Bifunctional inhibitor/lipid-transfer protein/seed storage 2S albumin superfamily protein; FUNCTIONS IN: lipid binding; INVOLVED IN: lipid transport; LOCATED IN: anchored to membrane; EXPRESSED IN: 22 plant structures; EXPRESSED DURING: 13 growth stages; CONTAINS InterPro DOMAIN/s: Bifunctional inhibitor/plant lipid transfer protein/seed storage (InterPro:IPR016140), Plant lipid transfer protein/seed storage/trypsin-alpha amylase inhibitor (InterPro:IPR003612), Plant lipid transfer protein/hydrophobic protein, helical domain (InterPro:IPR013770); BEST Arabidopsis thaliana protein match is: Bifunctional inhibitor/lipid-transfer protein/seed storage 2S albumin superfamily protein (TAIR:AT2G44290.1).) → MIPSSNQYVDTHRVTEDRAIYIHEHTKRLEDTFLSRENTTHRTMEKSTRTLFITIVITSMLLGFGNSDLAQDREECTNQLIELSTCIPYVGGDAKAPTKDCCAGFGQVIRKSEKCVCILVRDKDDPQLGIKINATLAAHLPSACHITAPNITDCISILHLPRNSTLAKEFENLGRIEDNYNSTSPTQIHKGGGKAEPVKSNGWKEKSWLGVELLIYLLVSLIFF, encoded by the exons ATGATCCCATCATCCAACCAATACGTCGACACTCACAGAGTCACAGAGGACAGagccatatatatacacgaaCATACAAAGAGACTAGAGGACACGTTTCTATCTAGAGAGAACACAACACATCGAACCATGGAGAAATCAACAAGAACCCTATTCATAACCATCGTGATAACCTCCATGTTGCTAGGGTTTGGAAACTCTGATCTTGCTCAGGACAGAGAGGAGTGTACGAACCAGCTCATAGAACTATCCACGTGTATTCCGTACGTTGGAGGAGACGCCAAGGCTCCAACAAAAGATTGTTGTGCAGGGTTTGGCCAAGTTATAAGAAAGAGTGAGAAGTGTGTTTGCATATTGGTCAGAGACAAAGATGATCCTCAACTTGGTATCAAGATTAACGCAACCCTAGCCGCTCATCTTCCCTCCGCTTGTCATATCACGGCTCCTAACATCACTGACTGTATTT CGATTCTGCATCTACCTCGTAACTCAACATTGGCTAAAGAGTTTGAGAACTTAGGAAGGATTGAAGACAACTACAACTCCACATCTCCTACACAAATTCATAAAG GAGGAGGAAAAGCCGAACCAGTGAAGAGTAATGGATGGAAGGAGAAGAGTTGGTTGGGTGTTGagcttttaatatatttgctagtttctctcatcttcttttaa
- a CDS encoding Lipase/lipooxygenase, PLAT/LH2 family protein (Lipase/lipooxygenase, PLAT/LH2 family protein; CONTAINS InterPro DOMAIN/s: Lipase/lipooxygenase, PLAT/LH2 (InterPro:IPR008976); Has 47 Blast hits to 47 proteins in 18 species: Archae - 0; Bacteria - 2; Metazoa - 4; Fungi - 0; Plants - 39; Viruses - 0; Other Eukaryotes - 2 (source: NCBI BLink).), translating into MATESIFLKPVSFAWFTKNPLNQFHKRRQLSYRIRRFRFGVICSKSSDYQDFQSYARPLRLLPAEEVKVFRGNPSFTVSESRSLYKVKLQTSNLFGSGISDMNARVLICLIDEKGDSVLQTIPPNLSSLDPEVVENGESFRFQRGSLDEFSFEGPKLGKIRAFWIGLESGQWRVGRVSLWVVNPRGKETEAKTFCYRYDFEVDELLLGESSDLSMVELRPSRITELADSDQISSSSALNLDRTMVSNEESMEEYANLKLSLLLYDAVLILLGSLVFSFSLGENSAIAFFFGGTMGFLYLLLLQRSVDELQVPGSSSSENSNQILSGGLKIPVLSLALAIGLTVLAMRGHIGGEMTAFAVTPKEIVVGTLGFLVCKVAVILAAFKPLKDGP; encoded by the exons ATGGCGACGGAATCAATTTTTCTCAAGCCTGTATCTTTCGCATGGTTTACGAAAAACCCATTGAATCAATTTCATAAAAGAAGACAACTTTCCTATCGAATTCGTCGTTTTCGATTCGGTGTAATTTGCTCCAAGTCATCTGATTATCAAG ATTTCCAGAGTTATGCAAGACCTTTGCGTCTCTTACCAGCAGAAGAAGTGAAAGTTTTTAGAGGGAATCCATCTTTCACTGTGAGCGAATCTCGATCTCTTTATAAGGTTAAGCTACAGACAAGTAATTTGTTTGGTTCAGGGATTAGTGATATGAATGCTAGAGTTCTTATATGCTTGATAGACGAAAAGGGCGATTCGGTATTACAGACAATACCTCCAAATTTGTCATCTTTGGATCCAGAGGTTGTGGAAAATGGTGAAAGCTTCAGGTTTCAGAGGGGCTCTCTTGATGAATTCTCATTTGAAGGACCGAAACTCGGCAAAATCAGAGCTTTTTGGATTGGTCTTGAGTCTG GTCAATGGAGAGTTGGAAGAGTGAGCTTGTGGGTGGTTAATCCTCGTGGTAAAGAAACCGAGGCAAAAACCTTTTGTTACCgatatgattttgaagttgATGAACTCTTGCTTGGAGAGAGCAGTGACCTATCAATGGTGGAACTTAGACCTAGCCGTATCACTGAACTCGCTGACTCCGATCAAATCTCTTCGTCTTCAGCTCTGAATCTTGACCGTACTATGGTTTCCAATGAGGAAAGCATGGAAGAATACGCAAACTTGAAACTCTCTCTGCTACTCTATGATGCGGTTCTCATCCTTCTTGGAAGTTTGGTCTTTTCCTTCTCACTTGGTGAAAACTCCGccattgctttcttcttcgGTGGAACTATGGGATTTCTCTACTTATTGCTATTACAGAGATCAGTTGATGAACTGCAAGTACcgggatcttcttcttccgaaAACTCCAATCAGATACTCAGCGGGGGACTCAAGATTCCGGTTTTGAGCCTTGCATTGGCCATAGGATTAACGGTTTTGGCCATGAGAGGACACATTGGAGGAGAGATGACTGCATTTGCAGTCACACCAAAAGAGATAGTGGTGGGGACTTTGGGGTTTCTTGTATGCAAAGTAGCCGTTATTTTGGCTGCCTTTAAGCCCTTGAAGGATGGTCCTTAA
- a CDS encoding 2-oxoglutarate (2OG) and Fe(II)-dependent oxygenase superfamily protein (2-oxoglutarate (2OG) and Fe(II)-dependent oxygenase superfamily protein; CONTAINS InterPro DOMAIN/s: Oxoglutarate/iron-dependent oxygenase (InterPro:IPR005123); BEST Arabidopsis thaliana protein match is: 2-oxoglutarate (2OG) and Fe(II)-dependent oxygenase superfamily protein (TAIR:AT3G13610.1); Has 8871 Blast hits to 8831 proteins in 1013 species: Archae - 0; Bacteria - 1149; Metazoa - 118; Fungi - 1068; Plants - 4986; Viruses - 0; Other Eukaryotes - 1550 (source: NCBI BLink).) translates to MNQTLAAQFLTRDQVTNFVVHEGNGVKGLSETGIKVLPDQYIQPFEERLINFHVKEDSDESIPVIDISNLDEKSVSKAVCDAAEEWGFFQVINHGVSMEVLENMKTATHRFFGLPVEEKRKFSREKSLSTNVRFGTSFSPHAEKALEWKDYLSLFFVSEAEASQLWPDSCRSETLEYMNETKPLVKKLLRFLGENLNVKELDKTKESFFMGSTRINLNYYPICPNPELTVGVGRHSDVSSLTILLQDEIGGLHVRSLTTGRWVHVPPISGSLVINIGDAMQIMSNGRYKSVEHRVLANGSYNRISVPIFVSPKPESVIGPLLEVIENGEKPVYKDILYTDYVKHFFRKAHDGKKTIDFANI, encoded by the exons ATGAATCAAACACTCGCTGCCCAATTCTTAACCCGAGACCAAGTCACCAACTTTGTTGTACACGAAGGTAACGGTGTTAAAGGCTTGTCTGAGACCGGAATCAAAGTTCTTCCTGACCAATACATTCAGCCATTCGAAGAGAGACTGATCAACTTCCACGTAAAAGAGGATTCAGACGAATCCATACCCGTGATCGACATATCAAATTTAGACGAGAAGAGTGTCTCCAAGGCCGTATGTGATGCTGCAGAAGAATGGGGTTTCTTTCAGGTGATCAACCATGGCGTGTCAATGGAAGTTCTTGAGAATATGAAAACAGCTACTCACAGATTCTTCGGTTTACCGgtagaagagaaaagaaagttcTCAAGAGAGAAGTCTTTGTCAACGAATGTGAGATTCGGGACGAGTTTTAGTCCTCATGCTGAGAAAGCTCTCGAGTGGAAAGATTATCTGAGCCTCTTCTTTGTCTCTGAAGCTGAAGCATCACAACTCTGGCCTGACTCTTGCAG gaGTGAAACGCTAGAATACATGAACGAGACAAAACCTCTAGTGAAGAAACTCTTACGGTTTCTAGGCGAGAATCTGAACGTGAAAGAGCTAGACAAGACCAAAGAGTCATTCTTCATGGGTTCAACACGTATCAACCTCAACTATTACCCTATTTGTCCCAATCCAGAACTCACGGTTGGAGTCGGACGTCACTCTGATGTTTCCTCACTCACAATCCTCTTACAAGACGAGATCGGTGGTCTCCACGTTCGTTCTCTCACCACGGGGAGATGGGTTCACGTGCCTCCAATCTCCGGATCTTTAGTCATTAACATTGGAGACGCTATGCAAATCATGAGTAATGGTCGTTACAAGAGTGTTGAGCATCGTGTCTTAGCTAACGGTTCTTATAACAGAATCTCTGTTCCTATTTTCGTGAGCCCGAAACCAGAGTCTGTGATCGGTCCTCTTCTTGAAGTGATCGAAAATGGAGAGAAACCGGTTTATAAAGATATTCTTTATACCGATTACGTGAAACATTTCTTCAGAAAAGCTCATGATGGGAAGAAAACCATCGATTTTGCCaacatttga
- a CDS encoding Galactose oxidase/kelch repeat superfamily protein — translation MSEEWVYVFKRDRDGKISWNTFDPISQLWQPLPPVPREYSEAVGFGCAVLSGCHLYLFGGKDPLRGSMRRVIFYNARTNKWHRAPDMLRKRHFFGCCVINNCLYVAGGECEGIQRTLRSAEVYDPNKNRWSFIADMSTAMVPLIGVVYDKKWFLKGLGSHQLVMSEAYDPEVNSWSPVSDGMVAGWRNPCTSLNGRLYGLDCRDGCKLRVFDESTDSWNKFMDSKAHLGNSKSLEAAALVPLHNKLCIIRNNMSMSLVDVSNPDKNNPRLWENIAVKGQSKSILSNIWSSIAGRALKSHIVHCQVLQA, via the coding sequence ATGTCTGAAGAatgggtttatgtttttaaaagagatcGTGATGGGAAGATCTCGTGGAATACGTTTGATCCTATCTCTCAGCTTTGGCAGCCGCTTCCACCTGTTCCAAGGGAATATTCAGAGGCTGTTGGGTTTGGTTGCGCTGTTTTAAGCGGTTGTcatctttatttgtttggagGTAAGGATCCTTTAAGAGGGTCAATGAGGAGGGTCATTTTCTATAATGCAAGGACGAATAAGTGGCACAGAGCACCGGATATGCTTAGGAAGCggcatttttttggttgttgtgtTATAAACAATTGTTTATATGTAGCGGGTGGGGAGTGTGAAGGAATTCAAAGGACACTTCGCTCAGCTGAGGTTTATGATCCAAACAAGAACAGGTGGAGTTTTATTGCTGATATGAGTACAGCAATGGTGCCTCTGATCGGTGTGGTTTATGACAAAAAGTGGTTTCTCAAGGGTCTTGGGTCTCACCAACTAGTAATGAGTGAAGCTTATGACCCAGAAGTTAATTCATGGAGCCCGGTTAGTGACGGGATGGTTGCTGGTTGGCGTAATCCGTGTACTTCTCTAAACGGTCGTCTTTACGGATTGGATTGTAGGGACGGATGCAAACTCAGGGTATTTGATGAATCCACGGATTCATGGAACAAATTCATGGACAGTAAAGCTCATTTGGGAAACTCGAAGTCGCTTGAAGCTGCAGCTCTTGTTCCTCTACACAATAAGCTTTGTATAATCCGGAACAACATGAGCATGAGTCTGGTTGATGTCTCGAATCCTGACAAAAACAACCCTCGACTGTGGGAAAACATTGCCGTAAAAGGACAGTCCAAGAGCATTCTCAGTAATATATGGTCGAGTATTGCAGGGAGAGCTTTGAAGAGCCATATAGTGCATTGTCAAGTGCTTCAAGCGTGA
- a CDS encoding Lipase/lipooxygenase, PLAT/LH2 family protein, producing the protein MWNLKGDSLSVSEVSSFPLHSLLLCAVWVWHFSCSDRNCARAATAMATESIFLKPVSFAWFTKNPLNQFHKRRQLSYRIRRFRFGVICSKSSDYQDFQSYARPLRLLPAEEVKVFRGNPSFTVSESRSLYKVKLQTSNLFGSGISDMNARVLICLIDEKGDSVLQTIPPNLSSLDPEVVENGESFRFQRGSLDEFSFEGPKLGKIRAFWIGLESGQWRVGRVSLWVVNPRGKETEAKTFCYRYDFEVDELLLGESSDLSMVELRPSRITELADSDQISSSSALNLDRTMVSNEESMEEYANLKLSLLLYDAVLILLGSLVFSFSLGENSAIAFFFGGTMGFLYLLLLQRSVDELQVPGSSSSENSNQILSGGLKIPVLSLALAIGLTVLAMRGHIGGEMTAFAVTPKEIVVGTLGFLVCKVAVILAAFKPLKDGP; encoded by the exons ATGTGGAACTTAAAAGGTGACTCTCTCTCTGTGTCAGAAGTGTCTTCCTTTCCTCtgcattctcttcttctttgtgccGTGTGGGTGTGGCATTTCTCTTGTAGCGACAGGAATTGTGCCAGAGCTGCAACAGCAATGGCGACGGAATCAATTTTTCTCAAGCCTGTATCTTTCGCATGGTTTACGAAAAACCCATTGAATCAATTTCATAAAAGAAGACAACTTTCCTATCGAATTCGTCGTTTTCGATTCGGTGTAATTTGCTCCAAGTCATCTGATTATCAAG ATTTCCAGAGTTATGCAAGACCTTTGCGTCTCTTACCAGCAGAAGAAGTGAAAGTTTTTAGAGGGAATCCATCTTTCACTGTGAGCGAATCTCGATCTCTTTATAAGGTTAAGCTACAGACAAGTAATTTGTTTGGTTCAGGGATTAGTGATATGAATGCTAGAGTTCTTATATGCTTGATAGACGAAAAGGGCGATTCGGTATTACAGACAATACCTCCAAATTTGTCATCTTTGGATCCAGAGGTTGTGGAAAATGGTGAAAGCTTCAGGTTTCAGAGGGGCTCTCTTGATGAATTCTCATTTGAAGGACCGAAACTCGGCAAAATCAGAGCTTTTTGGATTGGTCTTGAGTCTG GTCAATGGAGAGTTGGAAGAGTGAGCTTGTGGGTGGTTAATCCTCGTGGTAAAGAAACCGAGGCAAAAACCTTTTGTTACCgatatgattttgaagttgATGAACTCTTGCTTGGAGAGAGCAGTGACCTATCAATGGTGGAACTTAGACCTAGCCGTATCACTGAACTCGCTGACTCCGATCAAATCTCTTCGTCTTCAGCTCTGAATCTTGACCGTACTATGGTTTCCAATGAGGAAAGCATGGAAGAATACGCAAACTTGAAACTCTCTCTGCTACTCTATGATGCGGTTCTCATCCTTCTTGGAAGTTTGGTCTTTTCCTTCTCACTTGGTGAAAACTCCGccattgctttcttcttcgGTGGAACTATGGGATTTCTCTACTTATTGCTATTACAGAGATCAGTTGATGAACTGCAAGTACcgggatcttcttcttccgaaAACTCCAATCAGATACTCAGCGGGGGACTCAAGATTCCGGTTTTGAGCCTTGCATTGGCCATAGGATTAACGGTTTTGGCCATGAGAGGACACATTGGAGGAGAGATGACTGCATTTGCAGTCACACCAAAAGAGATAGTGGTGGGGACTTTGGGGTTTCTTGTATGCAAAGTAGCCGTTATTTTGGCTGCCTTTAAGCCCTTGAAGGATGGTCCTTAA
- a CDS encoding Bifunctional inhibitor/lipid-transfer protein/seed storage 2S albumin superfamily protein (Bifunctional inhibitor/lipid-transfer protein/seed storage 2S albumin superfamily protein; FUNCTIONS IN: lipid binding; INVOLVED IN: lipid transport; LOCATED IN: nucleus, anchored to membrane; EXPRESSED IN: 22 plant structures; EXPRESSED DURING: 13 growth stages; CONTAINS InterPro DOMAIN/s: Bifunctional inhibitor/plant lipid transfer protein/seed storage (InterPro:IPR016140), Plant lipid transfer protein/seed storage/trypsin-alpha amylase inhibitor (InterPro:IPR003612), Plant lipid transfer protein/hydrophobic protein, helical domain (InterPro:IPR013770); BEST Arabidopsis thaliana protein match is: Bifunctional inhibitor/lipid-transfer protein/seed storage 2S albumin superfamily protein (TAIR:AT2G44290.1); Has 30201 Blast hits to 17322 proteins in 780 species: Archae - 12; Bacteria - 1396; Metazoa - 17338; Fungi - 3422; Plants - 5037; Viruses - 0; Other Eukaryotes - 2996 (source: NCBI BLink).), translating into MIPSSNQYVDTHRVTEDRAIYIHEHTKRLEDTFLSRENTTHRTMEKSTRTLFITIVITSMLLGFGNSDLAQDREECTNQLIELSTCIPYVGGDAKAPTKDCCAGFGQVIRKSEKCVCILVRDKDDPQLGIKINATLAAHLPSACHITAPNITDCISILHLPRNSTLAKEFENLGRIEDNYNSTSPTQIHKDGTGGGKAEPVKSNGWKEKSWLGVELLIYLLVSLIFF; encoded by the exons ATGATCCCATCATCCAACCAATACGTCGACACTCACAGAGTCACAGAGGACAGagccatatatatacacgaaCATACAAAGAGACTAGAGGACACGTTTCTATCTAGAGAGAACACAACACATCGAACCATGGAGAAATCAACAAGAACCCTATTCATAACCATCGTGATAACCTCCATGTTGCTAGGGTTTGGAAACTCTGATCTTGCTCAGGACAGAGAGGAGTGTACGAACCAGCTCATAGAACTATCCACGTGTATTCCGTACGTTGGAGGAGACGCCAAGGCTCCAACAAAAGATTGTTGTGCAGGGTTTGGCCAAGTTATAAGAAAGAGTGAGAAGTGTGTTTGCATATTGGTCAGAGACAAAGATGATCCTCAACTTGGTATCAAGATTAACGCAACCCTAGCCGCTCATCTTCCCTCCGCTTGTCATATCACGGCTCCTAACATCACTGACTGTATTT CGATTCTGCATCTACCTCGTAACTCAACATTGGCTAAAGAGTTTGAGAACTTAGGAAGGATTGAAGACAACTACAACTCCACATCTCCTACACAAATTCATAAAG ATGGGACAGGAGGAGGAAAAGCCGAACCAGTGAAGAGTAATGGATGGAAGGAGAAGAGTTGGTTGGGTGTTGagcttttaatatatttgctagtttctctcatcttcttttaa